gcgggtcggaattggggtagtgtggacggaattcgacgttattggcctccgggagctatcccacagtgcttcattgtgaccgctctggacagcactctcaactcagatgcactgaccaggtagacaggaaaagacccgcgaaggtttgaatttcatttcctgtttgcccagcgtggagagcacaggtgaccccgcagagctcatcagcacaggtaaccgtgatggagtcctcccaggatcgcaaaagagctccagcatggaccgaacgggaggtacgagatctgctcgccatatggggagatgaagcagtgatagctgaactccgtagcagtaaaagaaatggaaaagtattagaaaagatctccaaggccatgaaggaccgaggccataacagggacacacagcagtgccgcgtgaaaattaaggagctacggcaagcttaccacaaagccagagaagcaaacggaaggtccggggcagagccgcaaacttgccgctactacgcggagctgcatgcgatcctagggggtgcagccaccactaccccaaccgtgtgctatgactctctcactggagaaacacacagggaagacggttcggggaacgaggaagatgacgatggaggtactgtaggtagctcacagcagcaaggaagcggagaaaccggtttccccaacagccaggatatgtttgtgaccctggacctggaaccagtaacccccgaactcacccaagaccctcagggcacacaggagacctctggtgagtgtaactttgtaactatttgtaaacattacaaaaaaaaaagcaagcgtgtttaatgattactttgccctggcaatcgcggccagtacatctactggaaaagtctgttaacgtgtatggggatggagcggaaatcctccagggacatctccagaaagctctcctggttgaaatggggtgattttattaaggggacattcagaggcgcccgttcctgctcttctgaccagaaatgttccccgctgttaaccacgcggtggggggaggggtgaagtgatcatcccagagaatcgtgtgtgtgtgtggggggggggggtttacttgtgtttgtgccgcatgttaaccgggaaaccgcagccactccttttacattgaaaccccattttaaatggacaacccaattcatccttgatatgggaaatgcgctgctgtttgcaacctttcccgcatgttaagaaggttaaaaaagccaaaacactgtggcctacgatggctgcctgcaagccgaaatatgcgaccttgtaatgaaagagtgtacccattgttctctaaaatgtgtcttttttaaccacctctcccttctcctccaccagctgcaaatgtttctccttcgcagaggctcgtgaacattagaaagagaaaacgtaggacgagggacgagatgttcacggagctgcagatgtccgcccaggctgatagagcacagcagaatgcgtggaggcagtcaatgacggagatgagaaaagcccaatatgaacgagaggagaggtggcgggctgaatcgcgggaagaacagagcaagtggcgggctgaagacgataggtggcgtcagcttgcagacagacggcaagaggcaatgctccgtctgctggagcatcaaactgatatgctcgagcgtatggttgagttgcaggaaaggcagcaggagcagagaccgccgctacagcccctgtgtaaccaacagccctcctccccaagttccatagcctcctcacccagacgcccaagaacacggtgggggggcctccgtccacccagtcactccaccccagatgatcgcccaagcatcagaaggctggccttcaataagagttaaagttttaaaatgcagtgtgtccttttccatccctcctcccccacccatcccaggctaccttggcaattatccccctacctctgtaaggaactaataaagaatgcatgaatgttaaaaaacaatgactttattgcctctgcaagcgggaggggagggtggggtggggtggttggtttacagggaagtagagtgaaccgggtcggtggggggggtttggagggttcatcaaggagaaacaaacagaagtttcacacagtagcctggccagtcacaaaactcgttttcaaagcttctctaatgcgcaccgcgccctgctgtgctcctctaaccgccctggtgtctggctgcgcgtaatcagcggccaggcgagttgcctcaacctcccaccccgccataaaggtctcccccttactctcacagatattgtggagcgcacagcaagtagcaataacaatggggatattcttttcgctgaggtctgagcgagtcagtaagctgcgccagcgcgcttttaaacgtccaaatgcacattccaccaccattcggcacttgctcagcctgtagttgaacaggtcctgactcctgtccaggctgcctgtgtacggcttcatgagccatggcattaaggggtaggctgggtccccaaggatcacgataggcatttcaacatccccaatggtcactttctggtccgggaagaaagtcccttcctccagctttcgaaacagagcagagttcctgaagacgcgagcatcatgtacctttcccggccatcccacgttgatgttggtgaaacgtcccttgtgatccaccagggcttgcagcagcattgaaaagtaccccttgcggtttatgtagtcggtggcttggtgctccggtgacaagatagggatatgggttccgtctatggccccgccacagtttgggaatcccatttcagcaaaaccatccactattgactgcacgttgcccagagtcactacccttgctatcaccaggtctttcattgccctggcaaattggatcacagcagcccccactgtagatttgcccactccaaattgattcccgactgaccggtagctgtctggcgttgcaagcttccacagggctatcgccactcgcttctcaactgtgagggctgctctcatcttggtatcctggcgtttcagggcaggggacagcaagtcacaaagttccatgaaagtgcccttacgcatgcgaaagtttcgcagccactgggaatcgtcccatacctgcagcacgatgcggtcccaccagtctgtgcttgtttcccgggcccagaatcggcgttccacggcatcaacctgccccagtgacaccatgatttccacattgctggtgcctgtgccttgtgagaggtctatgtccatgtcaatttcctcatcactctcgtcgccgcgctgcaatcgcctcctcgcctggtccgggtttcgccttggcatgtcctggctctgcatatactccaggacaatgcgcgtggtgttcatagtgctcataattgccgcggtgatctgagcgggctccatgatcccagtgctagctatggcgcctggtcagaaaaaaggcgcgaaagtagtatctgatggaccaggagaaggagggagggcgggagggagggagggccgagtgacgacatggcgtacaggtacaggaacagggagaaacacaaacaactgtcacacagaatggtccccccaaagattaaaatgaaaaccctgggcttagcaggccattgatttcacggaggaaggggaagcatatgaatacagaacaaatctattttttacatcttaaggtggcagccgacggtgcagcatgagtgacagccataccagtacgacgatgacggttaccaatcataaaataccatcatctgccaaaaggcaaggggctgctgctgtgtagcaatgcagccccacgtctgccagccccacgtccgccagcacccagcatcgccctcggcctcttctgggtgcttagcagacaatactgggcaattggcagaaaatagtatattacgactggtagccatcatcatcgaaacagtagcatgtctgcccaggtggccatgattgacagccacaccaatacgatgacgacggataccagtcataatataccatcgcctggcaaggggctggtgcaatgcagccctacggctgccagccccatggctatcactcatgctacaccgtctaccgccaaaaggcagttagcagctgctgctgtgtagcaatgcagtcccacgtctgccagcacccagaggacatatggtga
This Chrysemys picta bellii isolate R12L10 chromosome 8, ASM1138683v2, whole genome shotgun sequence DNA region includes the following protein-coding sequences:
- the LOC135973102 gene encoding uncharacterized protein LOC135973102; translated protein: MESSQDRKRAPAWTEREVRDLLAIWGDEAVIAELRSSKRNGKVLEKISKAMKDRGHNRDTQQCRVKIKELRQAYHKAREANGRSGAEPQTCRYYAELHAILGGAATTTPTVCYDSLTGETHREDGSGNEEDDDGGTVGSSQQQGSGETGFPNSQDMFVTLDLEPVTPELTQDPQGTQETSAANVSPSQRLVNIRKRKRRTRDEMFTELQMSAQADRAQQNAWRQSMTEMRKAQYEREERWRAESREEQSKWRAEDDRWRQLADRRQEAMLRLLEHQTDMLERMVELQERQQEQRPPLQPLCNQQPSSPSSIASSPRRPRTRWGGLRPPSHSTPDDRPSIRRLAFNKS